A genomic window from Silene latifolia isolate original U9 population chromosome Y, ASM4854445v1, whole genome shotgun sequence includes:
- the LOC141631040 gene encoding uncharacterized protein LOC141631040 — protein MTPHKPLYGKAFHLPVELEHMAWWALKEINFDIDAAGETSFLQMSELEELRMEDYESSKIYKDQTKKWHDAKIAEKKISVGDLVLLFNSKVIVFQGKLRFRWSGPFKVMDISPYDAFELWSEEGGSFKVNGQRMKRYYQEDKLGTVEILYLGERFLEEETKYRNFK, from the coding sequence ATGACACCACACAAACCATTGTATGGCAAGGCTTTCCATTTACCCGTCGAACTAGAGCATATGGCATGGTGGGCTCTTAAGGAAATTAACTTTGACATTGATGCCGCCGGTGAAACAAGTTTCCTCCAAATGAGTGAACTAGAGGAGTTGAGAATGGAAGATTACGAAAGCTCAAAGATCTACAAGGATCAAACCAAAAAGTGGCATGATGCCAAAATTGCGGAAAAGAAGATAAGTGTGGGAGACCTAGTACTTCTCTTTAACTCAAAAGTGATAGTGTTCCAGGGCAAGCTCCGTTTTAGATGGTCGGGACCTTTCAAAGTAATGGACATCTCTCCATACGATGCATTTGAGCTTTGGAGCGAAGAAGGTGGAAGCTTCAAAGTCAATGGCCAAAGGATGAAGAGATACTACCAAGAAGATAAGTTAGGAACAGTTGAAATTCTCTACCTCGGGGAGCGGTTTCTCGAGGAGGAAACCAAATACAGAAACTTCAAGTGA
- the LOC141631039 gene encoding uncharacterized protein LOC141631039 translates to MVEGRCPNRGDCQVPWFTDLANYLVSGFIKDELDARERRKLKNDSRTYFWNDPHLFRKCGDGGFYWPSMLKDIHYLVKLCDSCQRTGNIGKRNEMPLNNILEIKLFDCWGIDFMGPFPNLCGNEYILVIIDYVSKWIEAVASPTNDSKVVMKLFKGTIFPRFGTPRVVISDGGSHFCKSTFKALLEAHGVHPCLPPTN, encoded by the exons ATGGTTGAGGGAAGATGTCCTAATAGAGGTGATTGTCAAGTGCCATGGTTCACGGACTTGGCCAACTACTTGGTAAGTGGTTTTATCAAGGATGAATTGGATGCTAGGGAAAGGAGAAAATTAAAGAATGATTCAAGGACGTACTTTTGGAATGACCCACATTTGTTCCGGAAATGTGGAGATG GTGGGTTCTATTGGCCTTCGATGTTGAAAGACATCCATTACTTGGTGAAACTTTGCGACTCATGTCAACGAACGGGGAATATTGGAAAGAGGAATGAAATGCCGCTTAACAACATCCTTGAGATTAAGCTCTTTGATTGTTGGGGAATTGACTTCATGGGACCGTTTCCAAATTTATGTGGAAATGAGTACATCTTGGTCATCATTGATTACGtttccaaatggattgaagcggtgGCATCTCCAACAAATGATTCAAAAGTTGTGATGAAACTATTCAAGGGCACAATCTTCCCTAGATTTGGAACTCCAAGAGTTGTAATAAGTGATGGAGGTTCCCATTTTTGCAAGAGCACCTTCAAAGCCCTATTGGAAGCTCATGGAGTGCACCCTTGCCTACCACCcacaaactag